One Clavibacter zhangzhiyongii genomic region harbors:
- a CDS encoding type 1 glutamine amidotransferase domain-containing protein, translating into MTGESIQGRTVAFLLTDGFEQVELTEPWKAVQEAGGKPVLVSPKSDTVQGLDHIDKADTFDVDVQVKDADAADYDALVLPGGVVNADDLRVDADSVAFAKAFFTAGKPVASICHAPWILIEAGVVDGRRMTSYPTLQTDLRNAGADWVDEEVVVDSGFVTSRNPGDLPAFNAKLIEEIAEGEHDEQHA; encoded by the coding sequence ATGACCGGAGAGAGCATCCAGGGCCGCACGGTGGCCTTCCTGCTGACGGACGGCTTCGAGCAGGTCGAGCTGACGGAGCCGTGGAAGGCCGTGCAGGAGGCGGGCGGGAAGCCCGTCCTCGTGTCCCCGAAGTCGGACACGGTGCAGGGCCTGGACCACATCGACAAGGCGGACACGTTCGACGTGGACGTGCAGGTGAAGGACGCGGACGCGGCCGACTACGACGCCCTCGTGCTGCCCGGCGGCGTCGTGAACGCGGACGACCTCCGCGTCGACGCCGACTCGGTCGCCTTCGCCAAGGCCTTCTTCACGGCGGGCAAGCCCGTCGCGTCCATCTGCCACGCGCCGTGGATCCTCATCGAGGCCGGCGTGGTCGACGGCCGCCGCATGACCTCGTACCCGACCCTGCAGACGGACCTCCGCAACGCCGGCGCCGACTGGGTCGACGAGGAGGTCGTGGTCGACAGCGGCTTCGTCACGAGCCGCAACCCCGGCGACCTGCCCGCGTTCAACGCGAAGCTGATCGAGGAGATCGCCGAGGGCGAGCACGACGAGCAGCACGCCTGA
- a CDS encoding aldo/keto reductase — protein MTTIPTLELSDGNRIPAIGLGTYGLDDDAGAELVSGAIGAGYRLLDTALNYGNEAAVGEGMRRSGVPREELFLTTKLPGRHHGYDETLASFEESRASLGVDFVDLYLIHWPNPSVGKYVDSWRAFIELKERGLVRSIGVSNFTPAHLQRLEDETGVLPVVNQVELHPSFTQADLRAEHARRGIVTESWSPFGTREQLMQDPHVVGAAEAHGVTPAQAVLRWHVQSGALPIPRSTDPERQRRNLDVFGFELSEEEVRAIGSGPQSRLWDGDPDTHEEM, from the coding sequence ATGACCACGATCCCCACACTGGAACTGTCCGACGGGAACCGCATCCCCGCCATCGGCCTCGGCACGTACGGGCTGGACGACGACGCGGGCGCCGAGCTCGTGTCCGGCGCGATCGGCGCCGGCTACCGCCTGCTCGACACGGCCCTCAACTACGGCAACGAGGCCGCGGTGGGCGAGGGCATGCGCCGCTCCGGCGTCCCGCGCGAGGAGCTCTTCCTCACCACCAAGCTGCCCGGCCGCCACCACGGCTACGACGAGACGCTCGCGTCCTTCGAGGAGTCGCGCGCGTCGCTCGGCGTCGACTTCGTGGACCTCTACCTCATCCACTGGCCCAACCCGAGCGTGGGGAAGTACGTCGACAGCTGGCGCGCGTTCATCGAGCTGAAGGAGCGCGGCCTCGTCCGCTCCATCGGCGTCTCGAACTTCACGCCAGCGCACCTGCAGCGCCTCGAGGACGAGACGGGCGTGCTGCCCGTCGTCAACCAGGTCGAGCTGCACCCGTCGTTCACGCAGGCCGACCTCCGCGCCGAGCACGCGCGCCGGGGGATCGTCACCGAGAGCTGGTCGCCGTTCGGCACGCGCGAGCAGCTGATGCAGGACCCGCACGTGGTGGGGGCCGCCGAGGCACATGGCGTGACGCCCGCGCAGGCCGTGCTGCGCTGGCACGTCCAGTCGGGCGCGCTGCCCATCCCGCGGTCGACGGATCCCGAGCGCCAGCGGCGGAACCTCGACGTCTTCGGCTTCGAGCTCTCCGAGGAGGAGGTGCGCGCCATCGGCTCCGGCCCGCAGTCGCGCCTCTGGGACGGCGACCCGGACACGCACGAGGAGATGTAG
- a CDS encoding M50 family metallopeptidase — translation MDPVEILRGIVARATAVEAPLEAGPALVAVALAAVLVLVPAAWRITRHAVTIVHEAGHGLAATLSGRRLAGIRLHSDTSGLTVSVGRPRGPGMVVTLLAGYPAPALAGLAAAWLAGQGRSAAVLWLWLVLLALVVIQVRNWFGLWSCLVAGVVIGVVAGVAPLVVQGVAAHALALFLLLGALRATLELQRSPSRRGGGASDADQLGRLTHLPAVLWVGVLVLVAAACLVGGALLLGIPTLLGA, via the coding sequence ATGGACCCCGTCGAGATCCTGCGCGGCATCGTCGCGCGCGCGACCGCCGTCGAGGCGCCGCTCGAGGCGGGACCCGCGCTCGTCGCCGTCGCGCTGGCCGCGGTGCTCGTCCTCGTCCCGGCGGCCTGGCGGATCACCCGGCACGCCGTGACGATCGTGCACGAGGCCGGCCACGGGCTCGCGGCGACGCTGAGCGGGCGTCGGCTCGCGGGGATCCGGCTGCACTCCGACACGTCGGGCCTCACCGTGAGCGTCGGCCGGCCGCGCGGGCCGGGCATGGTCGTGACGCTGCTCGCGGGCTACCCGGCGCCCGCGCTCGCCGGGCTCGCCGCCGCCTGGCTCGCGGGGCAGGGGCGCTCGGCCGCGGTCCTCTGGCTCTGGCTCGTGCTGCTGGCGCTCGTGGTGATCCAGGTGCGCAACTGGTTCGGGCTGTGGTCGTGCCTCGTCGCGGGCGTCGTGATCGGCGTGGTCGCGGGCGTGGCGCCCCTCGTCGTGCAGGGCGTCGCCGCCCACGCGCTCGCGCTGTTCCTCCTGCTCGGCGCGCTCCGGGCGACGCTCGAGCTGCAGCGCTCGCCGTCCCGCCGCGGCGGCGGCGCGTCCGACGCCGACCAGCTCGGGCGGCTGACGCACCTGCCCGCGGTCCTCTGGGTCGGCGTGCTCGTCCTCGTCGCGGCCGCGTGCCTCGTGGGCGGGGCGCTGCTGCTCGGGATCCCGACGCTCCTCGGCGCCTAG
- a CDS encoding adenine phosphoribosyltransferase: protein MPDTPVADLVASLLLTVPDFPQPGILFRDLTPVLADGAALRAVVDDLVGVGGSVDAVAGVEARGFLLAAAAAYASGVGTLAVRKAGKLPGEVLREAYDLEYGEAAIELHPGQLAPGSRVLLLDDVLATGGTLEAAARLLERAGYEVAGIGVVLELEGLGGRERLAGRDVHAILSL, encoded by the coding sequence GTGCCTGACACCCCCGTCGCCGACCTCGTCGCGTCCCTCCTGCTCACCGTCCCCGACTTCCCGCAGCCCGGGATCCTGTTCCGCGACCTCACGCCCGTGCTCGCCGACGGCGCCGCCCTCCGCGCCGTGGTCGACGACCTCGTGGGCGTCGGCGGATCCGTCGACGCGGTCGCGGGCGTCGAGGCGCGCGGCTTCCTGCTCGCCGCGGCCGCCGCGTACGCGTCCGGCGTCGGCACCCTCGCGGTGCGCAAGGCCGGCAAGCTCCCGGGCGAGGTGCTCCGCGAGGCCTACGACCTGGAGTACGGCGAGGCGGCCATCGAGCTGCACCCGGGGCAGCTCGCGCCCGGATCCCGCGTGCTCCTCCTCGACGACGTCCTCGCGACCGGCGGCACCCTCGAGGCGGCCGCCCGCCTGCTGGAGCGCGCCGGCTACGAGGTCGCGGGCATCGGCGTGGTGCTCGAGCTCGAGGGCCTCGGCGGCCGGGAGCGCCTCGCGGGCCGCGACGTGCACGCCATCCTCTCGCTCTGA
- a CDS encoding HelD family protein, whose translation MAGTELERERAYVTRLYGRLDAVRAETRDQLVAVRDSPTGGTHQNRSERDAFARIYEDRLQALREVDERLVFGRLEFEAGHLPEDEPRDASARTAGDGDPVYRYIGRIGLRDDDLQPLLLDWRVPQASAFYQATAATPLGARARRHLTTRGREVVHVEDEVFDPTLLDEGRTSLQGEGALLAALAAGRTGRMNDIVATIQAEQDRIIRSDLRGVLVVQGGPGTGKTAVALHRAAYLLYSHRDRLASSGVLVVGPSRSFLQYIEAVLPSLGETGVVLASVGQLFPGIDAAGEDEPEVAAVKGGSEMAGLLQRAVRSRQVVPTEAVTLDVNGERIVLEPSLVAGALRRAQDSRKPHNEARVVFNKAALGSLAQVLASQMRRNGSALDDSDLAMLREDLRTSYDVKVALNTAWLPLTPEKLVQDLYARPNWLASLTPRWSPEKRALLRRDRDAPFTVADVPLLDEAAELLGEFSAQADASAREREQQRLRDIENAEQAIENMGVGGMVTAERLAEGFAEQAARRTTAERAASDRTWTYGHIVVDEAQELSPMQWRVLLRRCPLRSFTIVGDVAQASSAVGVTSWQDALGPVLGREWRLEELTVNYRTPARIAEAAERMAIAHGLPVTRSRAVREGEHPIDTVEVAADEVVSAVVDVVDEEREGGDAGTLAVIARDDRVAELHRALAERFGSAVGIGVGGLGRPIAVLGSQEAKGLEFDVVVIAEPDEILASTSRGAAGLYVAMTRPTQRLHVVTSTGFSA comes from the coding sequence GTGGCCGGTACGGAGCTGGAGCGCGAGCGCGCGTACGTCACGCGCCTCTACGGACGACTCGACGCGGTGCGGGCCGAGACCCGCGATCAGCTGGTCGCGGTGCGCGACAGCCCCACGGGCGGCACGCACCAGAACCGCTCCGAGCGCGACGCGTTCGCCCGCATCTACGAGGACCGCCTGCAGGCGCTCCGCGAGGTCGACGAGCGCCTGGTGTTCGGCCGCCTCGAGTTCGAGGCGGGGCACCTCCCCGAGGACGAGCCGCGGGACGCCTCGGCGCGGACGGCGGGCGACGGGGATCCGGTCTACCGCTACATCGGCCGCATCGGCCTCCGCGACGACGACCTCCAGCCGCTCCTCCTCGACTGGCGCGTGCCGCAGGCGAGCGCCTTCTACCAGGCCACCGCCGCCACCCCGCTCGGCGCCCGCGCCCGGCGCCACCTCACGACGCGCGGCCGCGAGGTCGTGCACGTCGAGGACGAGGTCTTCGATCCCACGCTCCTCGACGAGGGCCGCACCAGCCTCCAGGGCGAGGGCGCGCTGCTCGCCGCGCTCGCCGCGGGCCGCACCGGCCGGATGAACGACATCGTCGCCACCATCCAGGCGGAGCAGGACCGCATCATCCGCTCCGACCTCCGCGGCGTGCTCGTCGTGCAGGGCGGCCCGGGCACGGGCAAGACCGCCGTCGCCCTCCACCGCGCCGCGTACCTCCTCTACTCGCACCGCGACCGCCTGGCGTCCTCGGGCGTGCTCGTGGTCGGGCCCAGCCGCTCGTTCCTCCAGTACATCGAGGCCGTGCTGCCGTCCCTCGGCGAGACGGGCGTCGTGCTCGCGAGCGTCGGCCAGCTCTTCCCGGGCATCGACGCCGCCGGGGAGGACGAGCCCGAGGTCGCCGCCGTCAAGGGCGGATCCGAGATGGCCGGCCTCCTGCAGCGCGCCGTCCGCTCGCGCCAGGTCGTCCCCACCGAGGCCGTCACCCTCGACGTGAACGGCGAGCGCATCGTGCTCGAGCCGTCGCTCGTCGCCGGCGCGCTCCGGCGCGCGCAGGACAGCAGGAAGCCGCACAACGAGGCCCGGGTGGTCTTCAACAAGGCGGCGCTCGGATCCCTCGCGCAGGTCCTCGCGTCGCAGATGCGCCGCAACGGCAGCGCCCTCGACGACAGCGACCTCGCCATGCTCCGCGAGGACCTCCGCACCTCCTACGACGTGAAGGTCGCGCTCAACACCGCCTGGCTCCCGCTCACGCCCGAGAAGCTGGTCCAGGACCTCTACGCGCGCCCGAACTGGCTCGCCTCGCTCACCCCGCGCTGGAGCCCGGAGAAGCGCGCGCTCCTCCGCCGCGACCGCGACGCGCCGTTCACCGTCGCCGACGTGCCGCTGCTCGACGAGGCCGCGGAGCTCCTCGGCGAGTTCAGCGCGCAGGCCGACGCGAGCGCCCGCGAGCGCGAGCAGCAGCGCCTCCGCGACATCGAGAACGCCGAGCAGGCCATCGAGAACATGGGCGTCGGCGGCATGGTCACGGCCGAGCGCCTCGCGGAGGGCTTCGCCGAGCAGGCCGCGCGCCGCACGACGGCCGAGCGCGCCGCCTCGGACCGCACCTGGACCTACGGCCACATCGTGGTCGACGAGGCGCAGGAGCTCAGCCCCATGCAGTGGCGCGTGCTCCTCCGCCGCTGCCCGCTGCGCTCGTTCACCATCGTGGGCGACGTCGCGCAGGCGAGCTCCGCGGTCGGCGTCACCAGCTGGCAGGACGCCCTCGGCCCGGTGCTCGGCCGCGAGTGGCGCCTCGAGGAGCTCACCGTCAACTACCGCACGCCCGCGCGGATCGCCGAGGCCGCCGAGCGCATGGCCATCGCGCACGGCCTCCCGGTCACCCGTTCGCGGGCCGTCCGCGAGGGCGAGCACCCCATCGACACGGTCGAGGTCGCGGCCGACGAGGTCGTGTCCGCCGTGGTCGACGTGGTCGACGAGGAGCGCGAGGGCGGCGACGCGGGCACGCTCGCGGTCATCGCGCGCGACGACCGCGTCGCGGAGCTGCACCGCGCGCTGGCGGAGCGGTTCGGATCCGCGGTCGGCATCGGCGTGGGCGGCCTCGGCCGGCCCATCGCGGTGCTCGGCTCGCAGGAGGCCAAGGGCCTCGAGTTCGACGTCGTCGTCATCGCGGAGCCCGACGAGATCCTCGCGAGCACGTCGCGCGGCGCCGCCGGCCTCTACGTCGCGATGACCCGTCCGACGCAGCGCCTGCACGTCGTCACCTCCACGGGCTTCTCGGCCTGA
- a CDS encoding signal peptidase II, with the protein MTTAPPAARRPRTSRPVVVALAVVVVVVGFVLDQLSKRWAVDALGGGQPIDLFPTVRFALVYNPGVSFGMGAEVGPVLTIGIIALALGLAVWVGWQIRHRASLLQVLLLSAVLAGALGNLFDRITRAEDGPLSGHVVDFIAVEWFAVFNVADILTVCGMIAWALTTVFGRDHATADPDDDEADAAVADPADAGSAPTDRA; encoded by the coding sequence GTGACCACCGCACCCCCCGCCGCACGCCGTCCCCGCACCTCCCGCCCCGTCGTCGTGGCGCTCGCGGTCGTCGTGGTCGTCGTCGGCTTCGTGCTCGACCAGCTCAGCAAGCGCTGGGCCGTGGACGCCCTCGGCGGGGGCCAGCCGATCGACCTCTTCCCCACCGTGCGGTTCGCGCTCGTCTACAACCCGGGCGTCTCCTTCGGCATGGGCGCCGAGGTGGGCCCGGTGCTCACCATCGGGATCATCGCGCTCGCGCTGGGCCTCGCCGTCTGGGTCGGCTGGCAGATCCGCCACCGCGCGTCGCTCCTCCAGGTGCTGCTGCTCTCCGCCGTGCTCGCGGGCGCGCTCGGCAACCTCTTCGACCGGATCACGCGCGCGGAGGACGGGCCGCTGTCGGGGCACGTGGTCGACTTCATCGCCGTCGAGTGGTTCGCGGTCTTCAACGTGGCCGACATCCTCACCGTGTGCGGCATGATCGCGTGGGCCCTCACCACCGTGTTCGGGCGCGACCACGCGACCGCCGACCCGGACGACGACGAGGCGGACGCGGCCGTCGCGGACCCCGCCGACGCCGGATCCGCGCCGACCGACCGCGCCTGA
- a CDS encoding VanZ family protein has translation MLLRHPLLGTATALYLGLVAWITLSPEPYDRRIDGFLFRALGALHRHDGTAWITYSLVEGAANVAMFVPVGMFLVLLLGRSRWWLAIALGVGLSALIELAQAFLPTRVSDVRDLLHNGLGALVGVVVVLILTARSENARRRALRQRREPAATEPRRLVGTSR, from the coding sequence ATGCTCCTCCGCCACCCCCTCCTCGGAACCGCGACGGCCCTGTACCTCGGGCTGGTCGCGTGGATCACCCTGTCGCCGGAGCCCTACGACCGCCGCATCGACGGCTTCCTCTTCCGCGCCCTGGGCGCGCTGCACCGGCACGACGGCACCGCGTGGATCACCTACTCCCTCGTCGAGGGCGCCGCGAACGTGGCCATGTTCGTGCCCGTCGGCATGTTCCTCGTGCTGCTGCTCGGCCGCTCCCGCTGGTGGCTCGCGATCGCGCTCGGCGTCGGGCTGTCCGCCCTCATCGAGCTCGCGCAGGCGTTCCTGCCGACGCGCGTCTCCGACGTGCGCGACCTGCTGCACAACGGGCTCGGCGCGCTCGTCGGCGTGGTGGTCGTGCTGATCCTCACGGCCAGGTCCGAGAACGCCCGCCGCCGCGCGCTCCGCCAGCGCCGGGAGCCCGCCGCGACCGAGCCGCGGCGCCTCGTCGGCACCTCCCGCTGA
- a CDS encoding cobalamin-independent methionine synthase II family protein, whose amino-acid sequence MLDSTDRIQTSHAGSLPRTDALIAANAARADARKAALSGGAAGSAEAGRVDDDGLDAVLADAVDGLVARQRAAGITVPGDGEYGKAMSSAIDYGAWWSYSFQRLSGLELVPGGPFSSEPVRSAPGDVRLTTFPDRRDWTIFADAYRDPSSGITVGDAPIEFPSATGPVAYTGHAAIQADIAHLKAGLEANGYEEGFLTSLSPGSASRIGNLHYATEEEFIWACADAMREEYVAIIDAGLVLQIDDPSIAENWDQINPEPSVEDYLAFTRIRVEALNHALRGLPQERIRFHLCWGSWHGPHTTDIEFRHLVRTMLEIDAGAYSFEGANARHEHEWRVWEDVELPDGKLIVPGVVGHATNVVEHPELVADRIARYARLVGRERVIASTDCGLGGRIHPQIAWAKLESLAQGAEIATRRLRG is encoded by the coding sequence ATGCTCGACAGCACCGATCGCATCCAGACGTCCCACGCCGGCAGCCTGCCGCGCACGGACGCGCTCATCGCCGCCAACGCGGCCCGCGCCGACGCCCGGAAGGCGGCGCTCTCGGGCGGCGCCGCCGGATCCGCCGAGGCCGGCCGCGTCGACGACGACGGCCTCGACGCCGTCCTCGCCGACGCGGTGGACGGCCTGGTCGCCCGCCAGCGGGCCGCCGGCATCACCGTCCCGGGCGACGGCGAGTACGGCAAGGCCATGTCGAGCGCGATCGACTACGGCGCCTGGTGGTCGTACTCGTTCCAGCGCCTGAGCGGCCTCGAGCTCGTGCCCGGCGGCCCGTTCTCCTCAGAGCCCGTGCGCAGCGCGCCCGGGGACGTGCGGCTGACCACCTTCCCCGACCGCCGCGACTGGACGATCTTCGCCGACGCCTACCGGGATCCGTCGAGCGGCATCACGGTCGGCGACGCCCCCATCGAGTTCCCGAGCGCGACCGGGCCCGTCGCCTACACCGGGCACGCCGCGATCCAGGCGGACATCGCGCACCTGAAGGCCGGGCTGGAGGCGAACGGCTACGAGGAGGGCTTCCTCACCTCCCTCTCCCCCGGCAGCGCCTCGCGCATCGGCAACCTGCACTACGCGACCGAGGAGGAGTTCATCTGGGCGTGCGCCGACGCGATGCGCGAGGAGTACGTCGCGATCATCGACGCGGGGCTCGTGCTGCAGATCGACGACCCGTCCATCGCGGAGAACTGGGACCAGATCAACCCGGAGCCGAGCGTGGAGGACTACCTGGCGTTCACGCGCATCCGCGTCGAGGCGCTCAACCACGCTCTGCGGGGGCTGCCGCAGGAGCGGATCCGCTTCCACCTGTGCTGGGGCTCGTGGCACGGACCGCACACGACCGACATCGAGTTCCGGCACCTTGTGCGCACGATGCTCGAGATCGACGCGGGCGCGTACTCGTTCGAGGGCGCGAACGCGCGGCACGAGCACGAGTGGCGCGTGTGGGAGGACGTGGAGCTGCCCGACGGGAAGCTCATCGTGCCGGGCGTGGTCGGGCACGCGACCAACGTCGTCGAGCACCCCGAGCTCGTGGCCGACCGGATCGCGCGCTACGCGCGGCTCGTGGGGCGGGAGCGCGTGATCGCGTCGACGGACTGCGGGCTCGGCGGGCGGATCCACCCGCAGATCGCGTGGGCGAAGCTGGAGAGCCTGGCGCAGGGCGCGGAGATCGCGACCCGGCGGCTCCGGGGCTGA